Part of the Bifidobacterium sp. ESL0775 genome is shown below.
CCTGCCCCGGCCGAGGACCTTCAGCGTCGATGTTTACCAACTGGACTTCGTAACTCCGGGCAGCTCGCCACGATGAGCCTTCTCGCGAAGGCAGATGCGGCACAGGCCGAACTTGCGATATACGGAGTGGGGACGGCCGCAAACCTGGCAGCGCGTGTAGGCGCGCACCTTGAACTTTGGTTTGGCAGCAGCCTTGTTTCTAAGAGCGGTTTTTGCCATTTCAGTTCTCCTTGAAGGGGAAGCCAAGGTGCTTGAGCAATGCCCGAGCTTCCTTGTCATCCTTGGTGCTGGTCACCACGGTGATGTCCATGCCGCGCTGATGATCGATCGCATCCGGATCGATCTCGTGGAACATGGACTGCTCGGTGAGACCGAAGTTGTAGTTGCCCTGGCCATCGAACTGACGATCGCTGATACCGCGGAAATCGCGGATACGCGGCAGAGCCAGAACGAGCAGCCTGTCGAGGAACTCCCACATGCGGTCGCCGCGAAGCGTGACGTAGGCGCCAATGGCCTGGCCCTCACGCAGATGGAACTGCGCGACGGACTTCTTGGCCTTGGTGACCTTCGGCTTCTGGCCGGTGATGGCCGTGAGATCCTTGACGGCGCCCTCGATGAGCTTGGAGTCGCGGGCCGCGGCGCCGACGCCCATGGAGACGACGACCTTCTGGACCTTGGCGACCTGCATCGGGTTGGAATGCTTGAATTCCTTCTCAAGCTCGGGCACGATCTTTTCGTTGTACTGCTGCTTCAGGCGCGGTGTTGCCGGCGCTTCGACTGACGTATCGGTCATGCCAGCTCCTTTCCTGATTTCTTGGCGATGCGGGTGCGCACGGTCTTGACCTTGCCGTCCTGGGCCTTGGTCGTGACCTTGACGCCGACGCGGGTCGGTTCCTTGGTCTCCGGGTCGATGACCATCACATTGGAGCGATGGATCGGCGCCTCAACGGAGACGATGCCGGACTGCTGACCCTGCTGGGTGGCGCGCACGTGCTTCTTGACGATCTGGACACCTTCGACGATCAGACGGTCGTTGGCAAGCACCTTGGTGACTTTGCCTTCCTTCCCGCGATCCTTGCCGCGGATGACCTTGACCTGGTCGCCGGTCTTGATCTTGGCTACCATCTCAGATCACCTCCGGGGCGAGGGACACGATCTTCATGAAGCGCTTGTCGCGCAGTTCACGTCCGACCGGTCCGAAGATACGAGTGCCCTTTGGCTCATGGCCGGAGCCAAGAATAACCGCAGCGTTCTCGTCGAACTTGATGTATGAGCCGTCCTTGCGACGATGCTCTTTTACCGTGCGGACGACAACGGCCTTGACCACGTCGCCCTTCTTGACCGACCCGCCAGGGATCGCGTCCTTGACGGAGGCGACGATTACGTCGCCGATGCCGGCATAGCGTCGCTTCGATCCGCCGAGCACTCGGATGGCCAAGATCTCCTTGGCACCCGTGTTGTCGGCGACATGAAGCCGCGTTTCCTGCTGAATCATTGATTCTCCTTAGCCGCGCTGGTTCTCCCCTGCCACCCGTGAGGGTGAGCAGCGGAGCCTTGCCGAACTTGTTACTTGGCGCGTTCGACGATGGAGTCGAGACGCCAACGCTTGGTCTTGCTCAAAGGCCGAGTCTCCATGATACGCACGAAGTCGCCGTTGTGGGCGTCGTTGTGCTCGTCATGAACCTTGACCTTACGAGTGGAACGGACGACCTTGCCGTACAGGGGGTGGGTCGAACGCTGCTCGAGCTCGACGGTGATGGTCTTGTCCATTGCGTCGGACACGACGTAACCACTACGAGTCTTGCGGAAGTTGCGCTCTTGCTTTTCAGCCATGCTTACTTCTCCTCAGTCTTCGTGTCGCCCGACTCAGGCGCCTCGCTGATACCGAGTTCACGTTCACGCAGGACAGTGTACATCCTGGCGATGTCATGCTTCACGGCCTTGAGCCTGGCGGAGTTGTCAAGCTGACCGGTGGCGTTCTGGAAGCGCAGGTTGAAGAGCTCTTCCTTGGACTTCTTGAGGAAGCCCTCGATCTCGCCATTGGTCTTCTCGTTGAGATTCTTGATGCTGTAGTCAGCTGTTCCGACTGCCATCAGATGTCACCGCCTTCACGTGCGATAATGCGGCACTTCATCGGCAGCTTGTCGATGGCGCGGCGAAGGGCTTCCTTCGCGGTCGCCTCGTCGACACCGCCGATTTCGAACATCACGCGTCCGGGATGCACATTGGCGATCCAGGACTCCGGGGTGCCCTTGCCGGAACCCATTCGGCTTCCGAGCGCGTGCTTGGTCAAAGGACGATCAGGGAAGATCGTGATCCACACACGACCACCACGCTTGATGTAGCGGGTCATGGCGATACGAGCGGCCTCGATCTGGCGGTTGGAGATGTAGGCAGGGGCCAGAGCCTGGATGCCATAATCGCCGAACGCGATCTCGTTGCCGCCCTTGGACATGCCGCGGCGCTTCGGACGCTGCTGTTTACGGTACTTAGTCCTCTTTGGGATAAGCATATCTGCTCACTCCTTTGCTTCCGAGGCGGCAGGTGCTGCGGCTGCTGCGGGTTCGGCCGCCGGAGCGTCGGCCGCAGGGGCCTTGGCTTCTGGCTTGGAACCACGAGCACCGGCGGGACGGCCACCACGGCGCGGGCGACGATCGCCGCCACGGCGTCCACGGTTGTTGTCCTGCTGGGCCTGCTGCTCATCGAACTGACGTTCGGTCATGTCGCCCTTGTAGATCCAGACCTTCACACCGATACGGCCATAGGTCGTACGGGCTTCGAAGAAGCCGTAATCAATCAGGGCGCGAAGGGTCTGCAGCGGAACGCGACCCTCACGATAGAACTCGGAACGGCTCATCTCGGCGCCTCCAAGGCGGCCGGAGAGCTTGATGCGGATACCCTTGGCACCAGCGCGCATCGCATCCTGCTGAGCCTTGCGCATGGCACGACGGAACGTGACACGGTTGGTCAGCTGCTCGGCGATGGACTGAGCGACAAGCTGGGCGTCCAGAGCGGCGTTCTTGACTTCGAAGATGTTGAGCTGAACCTGCTTGCCCGTGATCTTCTCGAGCTTGGCGCGAACACGTTCGGCTTCCGCTCCACGACGGCCGATGACAATGCCCGGGCGGGCGGTGTGGATGTCCACACGCACGCGGTCACGGGTGCGCTCGATGATGATGCGGGACACGCCTGCACGCTCGAGGTCTTTGTTCATGGCCTTGCGAATCTTGTCGTCCTCGAGGACGAAGTCGCTGTAACGCTCACCAGGCTTGTTGGAATCGGAGAACCACTTGGAACGGTGGTCTTCAGTGATACCCAGGCGGTAGCCTAACGGATTGATCTTCTGACCCATCTTTAGCGGGCTCCTTCCTTGCTGGCGACAACGACGGTGATGTGGCTGGTGCGCTTGTTGATGCGTCCGGCGCGGCCCTGTGCACGAGCACGGAAACGCTTGAGCGTCACGCCCTCATCCACATAGGTCTCTTTCACATACAGGTCGTTCTCACGGAACGCCTCGCCGGCCTTGTCGGCCTTGACGCGTGCGTTCGCGGTGGCGCTCTGCAGAACCTTGAGCACTGGCTCAGAGGCGTCCTGCGGGGCGAATTTCAGGATGGTGACGGCTTCGCTCACTTTTTTGCCTCGGATGAGGTCGACCATGCGGCGAGCCTTGCGCGGCGTCACACGGACGTGACGTGCGATTGCTTTAGCTTCCATAATCTTTCTCTTCCTTTAGCGGCGA
Proteins encoded:
- a CDS encoding type Z 30S ribosomal protein S14, whose protein sequence is MAKTALRNKAAAKPKFKVRAYTRCQVCGRPHSVYRKFGLCRICLREKAHRGELPGVTKSSW
- the rplE gene encoding 50S ribosomal protein L5, with translation MTDTSVEAPATPRLKQQYNEKIVPELEKEFKHSNPMQVAKVQKVVVSMGVGAAARDSKLIEGAVKDLTAITGQKPKVTKAKKSVAQFHLREGQAIGAYVTLRGDRMWEFLDRLLVLALPRIRDFRGISDRQFDGQGNYNFGLTEQSMFHEIDPDAIDHQRGMDITVVTSTKDDKEARALLKHLGFPFKEN
- the rplX gene encoding 50S ribosomal protein L24 translates to MVAKIKTGDQVKVIRGKDRGKEGKVTKVLANDRLIVEGVQIVKKHVRATQQGQQSGIVSVEAPIHRSNVMVIDPETKEPTRVGVKVTTKAQDGKVKTVRTRIAKKSGKELA
- the rplN gene encoding 50S ribosomal protein L14, which encodes MIQQETRLHVADNTGAKEILAIRVLGGSKRRYAGIGDVIVASVKDAIPGGSVKKGDVVKAVVVRTVKEHRRKDGSYIKFDENAAVILGSGHEPKGTRIFGPVGRELRDKRFMKIVSLAPEVI
- the rpsQ gene encoding 30S ribosomal protein S17; the protein is MAEKQERNFRKTRSGYVVSDAMDKTITVELEQRSTHPLYGKVVRSTRKVKVHDEHNDAHNGDFVRIMETRPLSKTKRWRLDSIVERAK
- the rpmC gene encoding 50S ribosomal protein L29 yields the protein MAVGTADYSIKNLNEKTNGEIEGFLKKSKEELFNLRFQNATGQLDNSARLKAVKHDIARMYTVLRERELGISEAPESGDTKTEEK
- the rplP gene encoding 50S ribosomal protein L16 — its product is MLIPKRTKYRKQQRPKRRGMSKGGNEIAFGDYGIQALAPAYISNRQIEAARIAMTRYIKRGGRVWITIFPDRPLTKHALGSRMGSGKGTPESWIANVHPGRVMFEIGGVDEATAKEALRRAIDKLPMKCRIIAREGGDI
- the rpsC gene encoding 30S ribosomal protein S3; protein product: MGQKINPLGYRLGITEDHRSKWFSDSNKPGERYSDFVLEDDKIRKAMNKDLERAGVSRIIIERTRDRVRVDIHTARPGIVIGRRGAEAERVRAKLEKITGKQVQLNIFEVKNAALDAQLVAQSIAEQLTNRVTFRRAMRKAQQDAMRAGAKGIRIKLSGRLGGAEMSRSEFYREGRVPLQTLRALIDYGFFEARTTYGRIGVKVWIYKGDMTERQFDEQQAQQDNNRGRRGGDRRPRRGGRPAGARGSKPEAKAPAADAPAAEPAAAAAPAASEAKE
- the rplV gene encoding 50S ribosomal protein L22: MEAKAIARHVRVTPRKARRMVDLIRGKKVSEAVTILKFAPQDASEPVLKVLQSATANARVKADKAGEAFRENDLYVKETYVDEGVTLKRFRARAQGRAGRINKRTSHITVVVASKEGAR